ACTATCTAAATCAGAGATCTAAAAGTTGCAAACAAAAACTTACTAAAATGTTCATACCAAGGTAACACTGAAAACAACACAACAAGAAGGGTTTGTTTGCTTTACCGAGTTCAGAAGGACGACAACTAAGCCatctttaaaatattcaaacaaGAAGTAGTGCACTATAACCTCTCTTTCTGACAATGGCCATGGAACCTTCATCCTTTCTTCCccacaaataaataaagtttCCCATATTAGCTTCAAAAGATTACAAAAGATTACAAAAGTAACGGTTCAATTGGAACAAACCTCACTAGACAAACTTGTTCACCGGTCCGGACCTTATGCAAGCATGTGCCTTGTAAAATCTTAAATGGTGGAAACGCAAACTGTGGCCACCTAGTAACATAAACACAAGACATGAGATCCTCTGTTGTTCACAATCCAAAGTCTTAAAGAGACTGACCAATTCTTGTAGAGGGCTGTTTCCCACGAAACACACAAACCTACATCATCATGAGTCCACTAAAACATCAGATGCAGGAATCATGTttttaagattctaataaaagAAACACTTACAGTCTTCGAGAGGGGAATCCATGTAACCTTCAACGAGCAAAGTGTGAAAAGGACTTCCTTCAAGCCCTTGACGGTACATGACACGGCAATCTTCAAGATCTTGTTTTATCTGTAAAAAGAAACACTCGTTACAATCCAAGATCACTTGTCCAAAAAATGAGGGAATGTGTTTGAAGTCAGACATACTTTCCAATCAccatgtgatgatgatgatgcatcCGTCATTGAAACACTCCTAAGCATGCTAAGTAGCTTTGATACATCAGCTGTTCTTTTATCCAATGTGTTCTCATTACACTCTACAAAACAATCACACCAAACATGAAGCGAAATTCCAAGAGTGGATTCATAAACAATAAAagcacaaaaaaagaagaacatacCTGAAGAGGAGCAAAGCTGGTTTCTAAGAAGAgatttgagagactcatgatcggTTAGCTCAGGAGAAGACAAGGTCTTGTCCAGTTTCTCTCTGTACTCAGAGATCTCTCCTTTCTTCTGCATAATGTCACACTTTCAACTTACAGCCTTCTAGTGAAGTTATTTATTAGGTTCCGAGGACAAAACGAGACCGACAAGATGGAGAAAGAAGGTGAGAAAGTTTAGTATGACTATCTATAGAAAATTCAAATCTGTTTCATTTCCAGGAATATTTGAAGTTTTTCACCAATAAAGGGTTGCGTGATGACAAAGATTAATATCGAGATTAACCATAATAAGAGAGACTGACAAAGAGGGAAACGGACAAGACACAAGTGTCGGTGTCAAGTGAAAATAGGTGGGAAGTTCTCTGCctctttaatatatatatatgcagagGACAAAAATAGTCATAAACAGGATGGTGATGTTACAGCTAAAACTGTGTATTTTTGGGGTCCTTATGTTGTCTGCAGTTATGGTTAGCAACCATATGAAGATGACTTGACATTCTCTTACTGTAATCtatagaaaatttcaaaatgtgAAAGTGTGTAATTGTTCAAAACTGGTTCTTGTTGGTTTGTATAAACGTGACATTAATtcataaaatacataataactTCATTTTTTATAATGTATATTCTTATAACCACTTATAAACTTCATTTTTTATAATGTATATTCTTATAACCACTTATAAACTTAACTTCGAGGGTGTTATTGGTTTCTGCATTTTAATGGATTTGTAAATCCAAACTAAATGTAGCGTTATTGgttctattattttaaaattcacatTCAAATCCATAgttattggttttatgattttaaaataaattttagaatcatgtgttattcaataataaaaatttgtgtaTGGATTTAATTTGAAACTGGATTTGATTggatttgtaactatttttaagaGTAAAATACAAAGGATCAAATATTGGGTTTAACCTTGTTATTTTGGTTGgatttgttttatattgttttttttcattctttatAGTTTTGTGTCCCAACAAACATCGGTTGATGCATTACTTCAAaatttatacattgttttttgCTCATGTTAAAACCATGCACTAAGCACATGTCCATACAACATATTGTATAATGCATACGATAATGAAAAAGAGATACAACGAGAGATATATTCCATATGAACGTATCCCCACCAATTGTGTGCGACCAGCTTTTGATGCTTAGCAAAATGAAAAAGAGGCAAGAAATATGATGAATGGTGGAGAAGATGAAGTCGTCGATAAGTTCCGAGAATACTCCGATAAGATTTCTGAAAAGAAGACAAATAACTCTGTTTTGTCATAAATTTTTACTTTTGATCCGACCAAACTTCCGATAACATggtgaaaaaatagtttgatcTGAAATTTCTGAGAAGATGCTGTGAAAAATTTGTTCTGACAATTCATGTTTTTGGAAGTTGCAGTCGGAGAACATAATGTTCTCTTGTAGTGCTTTATTTAGGTCTAGTTACAAATccattgatttataacaattcattaatttgattttaaaatactCATATCAGTAATTctcaaatctattttatttgatttgaaaatCACTGGATTTATGGAAGATTTCTAAATATAAGGAGAATTTATAAATCTACTAAACCACCAGAACCAATAACCCCCACTTCATTTTTCTTCATGTGTTTGCATTCTAGATGTTAGTAATGATGCAATGTTCGTTTTATTCCATACCAAACAACATACACAAAGACACTTTGATCCAGTCACAAGATCACAAAAGACACAAAACAAAAGTAGTAGAACCTCACTCACTCGTATAACTGATCCCAAACATTGAAGATAAGCCAACCTTCAATAGCTGCAGCCTCGAGACGTTCTTCAGACCCTCTCTCCTCCCATTTGGACTCAATCGAATCAAGCCTACTCAAATCAGACCACAACACTCTGTGAGCCAACTCTCTCGTCCCGAGATACTCGAGCAGCAGAGTCCCGCGAGCCTTCGCAGCTAGCTTCCCGACCTCAATCACGTTTCTTATTACAACACCGTGGTTCTCTCTGAGCAGGTTCAAGTCCTCCTCGATCTGGACACCGACGAAAGTGACGAACTTGGAAGCGAAGAAACGGTAGAGATCCTTGAGGTTGTCGTGAAAAGGAGGGCTAGGGAGTTTAAGGACGAGACATAAGTTTCTCGTGCTCAGCTTCACTGATGAGAGACTCCACTTTGAGGGTTTGGTCTCTGTTTCCCAGTTAACGTCGAAGATTACTGCTCTGTTTGAGTTGGTGATGGAGTCTTCTCTTATGAGAGAGAGGTAAGGGGAGATGTCTGTTGTTGATCCGACATCGATGGATTTGGTCTGAACGTATGTGCCGTCGGTCATCTTGAACTTTGGTCCATCAAAGGAAGTCATGTGATACTACTACTACTAGAGGGTTCACATAACAAAATGTATTAGATTCAGTTTATAACACGAAGAAACAAAAAGTCGTCGACTTTTAATAGCTATCAGTTCCTATTAACCAAAAACAAACCGATCCGAGAGAGAAACAGAGTTTACAAAGAGGAGGACGAACCTTGGATTAGACAAGGTGTTGTTGTTAATGCAAACGGAGAGAGAGAAACTGTTTCTTCAGTTTCTgccgcgagagagagagagagagagagagtcgcgATAAGACCACGATAATGGAAGAGTAGACAGATTCTGATGACTTACCATTAACTTAACATGTCCATTCAGCTTTTGCTTGCTTAAACCATTGCGGTTTGTGATTTTTTAGACGACCAAATCCCGGTTCAACCGGAAACTAACTCatttgaatttatatgaaattcAAAAGCCCATTGGTACACATCCCAAGGCCCAATAGAATGGaatttaaacaaaattcaaaagcccattattacaatataattttcttattctTTACCCTAACAATATAACCTTTATGATTTTACGgtaataaaattattcaactaGAAATATAACaggattttatttttgtgttgtGTTTGTTGAAGGTTGACAACCGAGAAGTTATGGACGCCTGATGAGAGTTTTGGTGACCCTTATGAACAGTCAAGTTGTTAAATTCGAATGACTTTGTGATGGTTCGAG
The window above is part of the Brassica napus cultivar Da-Ae chromosome C3, Da-Ae, whole genome shotgun sequence genome. Proteins encoded here:
- the LOC106426317 gene encoding protein RISC-INTERACTING CLEARING 3'-5' EXORIBONUCLEASE 2-like, yielding MTSFDGPKFKMTDGTYVQTKSIDVGSTTDISPYLSLIREDSITNSNRAVIFDVNWETETKPSKWSLSSVKLSTRNLCLVLKLPSPPFHDNLKDLYRFFASKFVTFVGVQIEEDLNLLRENHGVVIRNVIEVGKLAAKARGTLLLEYLGTRELAHRVLWSDLSRLDSIESKWEERGSEERLEAAAIEGWLIFNVWDQLYE